A window of Bacillus sp. DX3.1 genomic DNA:
CATTATTGCGAGACACGAACAAACAATTGTTGGCTATGTTACATACCTATATCCCGATCCACTAGAACGATGGTCGGAAGGAAACATAGAGAATTTAATTGAACTTGGGGCAATCGAAGTCATTCCAGCATTTCGTGGATGCTCTGTCGGAAAAAATTTATTAGAAGTTTCCATGATGGATGACCATATGGAAGATTATATTATATTAACGACCGAATATTATTGGCACTGGGATTTAAAACAAACTGGTTTAAATGTTTGGGAATACCGCAAAGTGATGGAAAAAATGATGAATGCCGGTGGCTTAGAATGGATGGCAACAGATGATCCAGAAATTTGTTCGCATCCTGCCAACTGTTTAATGGTTCGCATCGGCAGCCGCGTTGATACAAATTCCATCCAAGCATTTGACCGCTTACGCTTTCAAAATCGTTTTATGTACTAAGAAAGGAGGTCCTGCAATGATTGTTGAAGAAATTATGAATCAAGATGTAATAGCGTTGCACCCAGATGACACGATTGAAACAGCACTGCGAACATTGAATGCGAAAAGCATTCGTCACATTCCCATTGTTAATCATGATAACAACGTAGTCGGTATTATTTCTGATCGGGATGTTCGCGATGCAAGCCCATCGATTCTTGACGAACGAGTTTCCATTGATACGCTCAAGCAACCGATTAAATTGATTATGAAACAACCGGTGATGACGTGTCATCCACTTGATTTTGTTGAAGAAATTGCTACTTTATTTTTCGAAAATAAAATTGGCTGCCTCCCTGTTACAAAATCCGGAAAGCTCGTTGGAGTCATATCAGAATCTACAGTCTTACATACACTCGTCAAACTTACAGGTGCCTATCAACCAAGTTCACAAATTGAAATTCAAGTAAAAAATGAACCTGGTATTCTCGGAAAAGTAGTCGCTATTTTTAGTGAGCTCCATATTAATATCGTGAGCGTTCTCGTCTATCCAGCAAAAGACGAGAGCGCTAAAGTACTCGTTTTCCGCATTCAAACGATGAATCCTCTAAGGGTAATTGAAGAGTTAGAACAAAAAGGCTACCGTGTATTATGGCCAAACATAATGGGGATGCAAACATGAAGAGCGCCTTCATTTATTCAGATGATTTTCGGGGCTATTCCTTTAGCCCTGAGCATCCTTTTAATCAACTTCGTGTAACACTCACCTATGACTTATTAGTAAAGGGCGGTTTCATTCATCCTTCCCAAGTCATTCCACCTCGAATGGCGACGGATGAAGAAATTGCTTTCATTCATACAGAGGAATACATAGATGCGGTAAAACGTGCTGGAGAAGGAAAATTAGAGAAGTCGATAGCAATGTCCTACGGGCTTGGAACAGAAGATACACCAATGTTCCCTCACATGCACGAAGCTAGCGCCCTGCTTGTTGGTGGAACATTAACCGCGGTCGATGCAATACTTTCAGGTAAAGCAAAACACGCTTTAAATTTAGGTGGTGGTTTACACCACGGTTTTCGCGGCAAAGCATCTGGCTTTTGCATATACAATGATAGTTCTATCGCAATTAAATATATGCAGAAAAAATACGGTCTTCGTGTTTTATATATTGATACAGATGCGCATCACGGTGATGGTGTACAATGGTCCTTTTATGACGATCCCAACGTTTGTACGATTTCACTACATGAAACAGGACGCTATTTATTCCCTGGAACAGGCGCCGTAAACGAACGTGGTCAAGGTGTTGGCTACAGTTACTCGTTTAACGTTCCACTAGATGCCTTTACAGAAGATGAATCCTTTTTACAATCCTATCGTACCGTTGTAAGAGAAGTAGCCGCTTACTTTAAACCAGATATTATTTTAACGCAAAACGGAGCAGATGCTCACTATTATGATCCTCTTACTCATCTTTGTTCAACTATACAAATTTATCGTGAGATTCCAAAGCTTGCACGCGAAATTGCCAATGAATACTGCGGCGGTCGCTGGATTGCCGTTGGCGGTGGTGGTTATGACATATGGCGCGTCGTCCCAAGAGCATGGGCACTCATTTGGCTAGAAATGAACAATATATCTAACATCTCAGGCTATCTCCCTCCAGAATGGATTGAAGCTTGGAAAGGACAAGCACCTACTGAACTTCCCCTTACATGGGAAGACCCAAACAACATGTATAATCCTATTCCACGAAAACCAGAAATCGAAGAAAAAAATGAATTAACGGTGGCAAAATCTCTCGAAATTATTCGGAATAATACGAAAAAGGCTTTGTATTAAATCATTAGAATAGGAGATCTCTCCTATTCTAATTTCATGAAGGATGATATTTATGTGGAAACAGCAATTGATACACACGAAACGCGGTATTTTTGAAATCTTTATACAGGGAAATGGTGAACCGCTCTGCGCTACACACAAAAATGCTTGAACTTCACATACAGAAGCTCAAGCATTTTCCATTTCTATATGAGTAAACTCACGCAACACTAAATTTTTGTTTCTATTCACTAGCTATGCTACATTAAATTTGTCACACATAACTACAAGATTAGACAACAGATATAAATTCATAATAGGGTGGGAAAACACATGAACAAACCTCGTATTGGTATGGTTGGACTTGGTAGCATTGCTCAAAAAGCATATCTTCCAACACTTACAAAAGAAACTGATTGGAATTTCGTAGGAGCGTTTACACCGAATGCTGAAAAACGCAAGCAAATTTGTCAGCATTATCGTATTCAAGAATTCTCTAACTTACAAACACTCGCTTCAGAATGCGACGCAATGTTTGTACATAGTTCCACTGCGACTCATTATGAAATCGTTTCTGAACTTCTTCAAAGAGGAATCGATGTTTATGTCGATAAACCACTAGCCGCTACTGTTGAACAAGCTGAAAAACTAGTAGAACTTAGTGAAAAGTATAATCGAAAACTTATGGTGGGCTTTAACCGCCGCTTCGTCCCGATGTATGTTGCAGCAAAAGAACAAGCAAATGATCTATCATGGATTCGTATTGAAAAACATCGTACAAACAAAGTGGGACCATATACATATGACTTTACAATGCTTGATGATTATTTACATATCGTCGATACAGCTCGCTGGTTAGCAAATGGTGACCTTCACCTCGTACACGATATGATACAAGTAAATGAAAAAAATGAACTCCTTTATGGACATCACACCTATACAAGTACGAACGGTACATTACTATCTACCGCTATGCATCGCCATGCTGGTACGAATTTAGAACAAATCGAGCTTGTTACAACTGGTAAAATTATTCGTGTGAAAAATATGAATACATTAGAAGTAGAACAAAATAATAGCGTTACACAAAATGGGTCACCTTCATGGGAAACAACGTTAAAACAGCGTGGTTTTGAAGGTGCTGTATACCATTTCAT
This region includes:
- a CDS encoding acetoin utilization AcuB family protein, with protein sequence MIVEEIMNQDVIALHPDDTIETALRTLNAKSIRHIPIVNHDNNVVGIISDRDVRDASPSILDERVSIDTLKQPIKLIMKQPVMTCHPLDFVEEIATLFFENKIGCLPVTKSGKLVGVISESTVLHTLVKLTGAYQPSSQIEIQVKNEPGILGKVVAIFSELHINIVSVLVYPAKDESAKVLVFRIQTMNPLRVIEELEQKGYRVLWPNIMGMQT
- a CDS encoding Gfo/Idh/MocA family oxidoreductase; translated protein: MNKPRIGMVGLGSIAQKAYLPTLTKETDWNFVGAFTPNAEKRKQICQHYRIQEFSNLQTLASECDAMFVHSSTATHYEIVSELLQRGIDVYVDKPLAATVEQAEKLVELSEKYNRKLMVGFNRRFVPMYVAAKEQANDLSWIRIEKHRTNKVGPYTYDFTMLDDYLHIVDTARWLANGDLHLVHDMIQVNEKNELLYGHHTYTSTNGTLLSTAMHRHAGTNLEQIELVTTGKIIRVKNMNTLEVEQNNSVTQNGSPSWETTLKQRGFEGAVYHFIDCVQGNTKPMVDGLEGLKSQQMLQSLLQSHIER
- a CDS encoding GNAT family N-acetyltransferase, yielding MIHKKIYNARNLKTARGTLVIEGPVSTHKLEMYEFHPDLIAFRPADQQYKAIVEISKLPEARLIIARHEQTIVGYVTYLYPDPLERWSEGNIENLIELGAIEVIPAFRGCSVGKNLLEVSMMDDHMEDYIILTTEYYWHWDLKQTGLNVWEYRKVMEKMMNAGGLEWMATDDPEICSHPANCLMVRIGSRVDTNSIQAFDRLRFQNRFMY
- a CDS encoding acetoin utilization protein AcuC, which gives rise to MKSAFIYSDDFRGYSFSPEHPFNQLRVTLTYDLLVKGGFIHPSQVIPPRMATDEEIAFIHTEEYIDAVKRAGEGKLEKSIAMSYGLGTEDTPMFPHMHEASALLVGGTLTAVDAILSGKAKHALNLGGGLHHGFRGKASGFCIYNDSSIAIKYMQKKYGLRVLYIDTDAHHGDGVQWSFYDDPNVCTISLHETGRYLFPGTGAVNERGQGVGYSYSFNVPLDAFTEDESFLQSYRTVVREVAAYFKPDIILTQNGADAHYYDPLTHLCSTIQIYREIPKLAREIANEYCGGRWIAVGGGGYDIWRVVPRAWALIWLEMNNISNISGYLPPEWIEAWKGQAPTELPLTWEDPNNMYNPIPRKPEIEEKNELTVAKSLEIIRNNTKKALY